From Amycolatopsis sp. WQ 127309:
GTCAACGTCCCGATCGTCGCCGCCGCGATCGTGGCCACCGCGCGGTTCGTGCCCGAGTCCCGCGCCGCCCGCACCCGCCGGTTCGACCCGGTCGGGCAAGTCCTGGTGGTGCTCGTGCTCGGCAGCGTCGTCGCCGCGATCATCGGGTCCCGGGGGCTCGGCTGGTCGTCACCGGTGGTCCTCGGCCTGCTCGCCGTGGCCGCGCTCGGCGTCACCGGGATCCTCGTTTACGAGCCGCGACGCGCGGATCCGCTGCTCGAACTGCGGCTGTTCCGCAGCGTCTCGTTCAGCGCGGCGATCGTGATGGCGGTCTTCGCGCTGTGCGGCTTCGGCGCGTTCCTGTTCGTGACGACGCAGTACCTGCAGGACGTCCGCGGGCTGTCGGCGCTGGACGCCGGGTTGTGCCTGCTCCCGGTCGGGGCGCTGGTCCTGGTGCTGTCGCCGGTCACCGGCCGGCTGGTCGGCACGCGCGGGCCGCGGCTGCCGCTGGTCGTGGCCGGGAGCGCGCTCGCGCTGGGCGGCGCCGCGTCGGTGTGGTTCGGGCCGGCGACCCCGCTGGTCGCCGTGCTCGCGGTCTCGCTGCTCTTCGGCGTCTTCCTCGGCACCGTCAACCCGCCGATCACGACCACGGCGATGGCCGGGATGCCGGGGTCGATGGCCGGGGTGGCCGCCTCGCTGGCCTCCACCGGGCGGCAGACCGGCACCACGCTGGGCGTCGCGATCGCCGGCGCGGTGCCCGGCGTGGGCTGGGTGGTGGCCGGTCTCGGGGCCGGTCTGGTCGGGTTGGCCCTGGTCAGCACGGCCGCGAACCGTGTACCGATGAATGTGACTCAGGTCACACGATAGTCTGCGGAAACCCTCCCGGGAAATGTCGAACGCCGCGAGCGGCCGATCGACGCGGGGGTGAAGGCCGCTCATCGCGTCCGGGAGCGAACCGGACCACGGCCGAGAACACCAGGGAGTCAGCCATGCGTTTCCTCATGATGCACCGCCTCGACGAGAGCGTCCCCGAGGCCTGGAACCCCAGCCCGGAGTTCATCGAGAAGATGGGCGCGTTCATCCAGGAGTCGGCGGAGAACGGCCGGCTGATCACGGCGGAGGGCGTCCTCCCGTCGGAGAAGGGCGCGCTCGTCCGCAAGCCGCGCGGCGCGGCGATCCGCGTCACGGACGGCCCGTTCGCCGAGGCCAAGGAGGTCATCGGCGGGTTCGCGCTGATCAACGCCGAGGACCTGGCGGACGCCGTCGTGTTCGCGAAGTCCTACGTCGAGCTGTTCGAGGCCGAGATCGAGGTCGAGGTGCGCCAGGTCGCCGAGTTCGACGACATCCCCGGCTGACACCGTGCCCGGCGGCGGGCGATTTCCGCCCGCCGCCGGACGGCCGTTGTGCTTCGTCCGGCGGCACGCCAAGGTGGGTTCGCGGTCGGCCGGGACGGGGGAGCGGACGTGGGCGAGGGCGAGCGATCCAGGACACGGCCGGACCTGTCCGCCGTCGTGAGTGTCGTGCTTTCCGTGCCCGTCGTCGCCAGCAGCGGGCTCGTGCTGGTCCTGCTCGGCAAGCTCGCCTGGCCCGCGTACTTCTGGGTCGCGCCCGCCGGGTGGGTGGTCGCCGGCGGGATCACCTTCGTGCCCGCGTTCGAGCACTTCCTGCTGCCGCTGATGTTCGGGATGCGCTCGCCGACCGCGCGTGAGCTGGCCCGGCTGACGCCCTGCTGGCAGGCGGTGTGCGCGGCCGCGGGCGTCGATGGCGGCCGGTACCGGTTGTGGGTCGAACGCTCCCGCGAACTGAACGCCTTCGCCGCCGGCGGCCGGACCGTCGCGGTGACGCGGACCGCGCTCGACCTGCCGCGGGCCGGCCTCGAAGCGATCCTGGCGCACGAGCTCGGCCACCACCTCGCCGGGCACACGCGGATCTCCCTGCTGATCTGGTGGCTGGAGCTCCCGGCCCGGATCCTGACCCGGCTGGTCCGGCTGCTCGCCCTGGCCGTGCCGTACGTCGGACGCGCGTTCGCGGCCTTCGGGCGGGCGGTCGCCGTGCTCGTCACCGTGCTGCTGAGCTTGGGGATCCTCACGGCGCTCGCGTTCCTCGACCCGTGGCTGCTGCTGGCGCCCCTGCTCGGCCCGGTGCTCGCCTGGTCGAAACGGCTCGGCGAGTACCGCGCTGACCGGATGGCGGCGCGGCTGGGTTACGGCCCGGAGCTGATCGCCCTGCTCAAGCAGTGGATCGCGCTGCACCGCGGCGACGAGCGGCGGCTGTGGGCCCGGCTGCTGGCCGGGCACCCGGCCCACATCGACCGGATCAAGCGGCTGAAGGAGCACCGCGGCGGATTTTGAGCACGAGAGGCAGAATCTCCGGCGAGGGTGTCCAAGGCGCCGCGGGCCGTTCGTAGTGGTGGCGTACGGCAACCACGCCACGACACGACGGAGGAACACCGTGAAGTACCTGATGCTGATCAACGCTTCGCTCGACGCCGACGGCGCGCCCACCGGCTGCAGCACCCCCGAAGACTGGATGCTGTTCGACAAGTCCATGAAGGACGCCGGTGTCCACGTCCACGGGAACTCGCTCGCCGACTTCACCACCGCCGCCGCGGTCCGCGTCGACGAGCGCGGCGAGCGCGTCGTCACCGACGGGCCGTTCGCCGAGTCGCGGGAGGTGCTCGGCGGCTACTTCGTCGTCGACGTGCCGGACTTCGACGTCGCGCTCGAGTGGGCGGCGCGCTGCCCCGGCGCCCGCGACGGCGGGTCGATCGTCGTCCGGCCGCTCGCGTCCTACGGGGACTGACGAAGGTGCCGGAGCAGGCGGACGCGTCGAGCGATGCTTTCGGGGGTTCCGGGTGGCGGAGCCCCCGGCCCGGGGCGAAGTCCCGGCTGACGCTGGAGGCGGTGTTCCGGGAGGAGCGCGGGCTGCTGCTCGCCGCGCTCGTCCGCCGGTTCGGTGACCTCGACCTGGCCGAAGAGGTGACGTCGGAGGCGATCGAGGCGGCGCTGGTGCGCTGGCCCGTCGACGGCGTGCCGCCGAAGCCGGGCGCGTGGCTGATGACGACGGCGCGGCGCAAGGCCGTCGACCGGCTGCGCCGCGACCAGGCCTACGCGGCCCGGCTCGCGGTGCTGCAGGTCGAGGCCGACCGCGCGGCGCCCGCCCCGGCGCCCGGCGGCGAGCTGCCGGACGAGCGGCTCCAGCTGTTCTTCACCTGCGCCCACCCGGCGTTGCCGGCGGAGGACCGCACGGCGCTGACGCTGCGCTGCCTCGCCGGGCTGACGACGCCGGAGGTGGCGCGTGCGTTCCTGGTGCCCAGCGCGACGATGGGCAAGCGGATCGTGCGGGCGAAGAACCGGATCCGCACGGCCCGGATCCCGTTCCGGGTGCCGGACGCCGCCGAGCTGCCCGGCCGGCTGCCGGGTGTGCTCCAGGTCGTCTACTCGATCTTCACCGAGGGGTACGCGGCCAGTTCGGGCCCGGACCTGCAGCGGCTCGACCTGGCCGAGGAGGCGATCCGGCTGGGCCGGATCCTGCGCCGGCTGCTGCCGGCGGAGCGCGAGGTCGCGGGCCTGCTCGCGCTGATGCTGCTGGTCCACGCACGACGCGACGCCCGGACCGGCGGCGACGGCGACGTAGTCCTGCTCGACGACCAGGACCGCGGCCGCTGGGACCACGCACTGATCTCGGAAGGCACCTCGCTGGTGGAGGTGGCGTTGACCGGCGGCCCGCCCGGCCTCTACGGCGTCCAGGCGGCGATCGCGGCACTGCACGACGAGGCGCCGGACGTGGCGGGCACGGACTGGCCGCAGATCGTCGCGCTCTACGACGTCCTGCGCGGCCTGGCGCCGTCCCCGGTGGTCGAGCTGAACCGCGCGGTGGCGGTGGCGATGCGCGACGGCCCGGCCGCGGGCCTGGCCCTCCTCGACGCCCTCACCGAGGAACCCCGCCTGCGGTTCTACGCCCCGTTCCCGGCGGCGCGGGCGGAGCTGCTCAGCCGCCTGGGCCGCCTGCCGGAGGCGGCATCGGCCTACCGCGACGCCCTGGCCCTGGCGGGCACCGAACCAGAACGCACCCACCTGCGCCGCCGCCTCGCCGAGTGCCAAAAGCCGTGAAGGGCACCCTCAGGGATCTCATGTCCCTGAGGGTGCCCTTCAGGACATCAGCCGGGGCGCGCAGGACGACGGCCGGGACGCGCACGCCCACCTGCGCCGCCGCCTCACCGAGTGCCAAAAGCCGTGAAGGCCCCCTTACCGGCCATAAGAGCCGGGAAGGAGGCCTTCACGGCTTTCAAGCCGGCCGAACTGTCGGTGGTCCCCCGTA
This genomic window contains:
- a CDS encoding MFS transporter, whose protein sequence is MNAPTVNRRLVLAICCVSIVVVVMDISVVNVALPSIRRDLHASPAGQQWTIDAYTLVLAGFLVLAGSTADRVGRKRVFLTGLAVFGAGSLLCGLAPGIGWLIAARALQAAGGTMLNPVAMAIVATAYPAPAERARAIGVFGAMSGLALVLGPILGGLLVDGFGWRAVFWVNVPIVAAAIVATARFVPESRAARTRRFDPVGQVLVVLVLGSVVAAIIGSRGLGWSSPVVLGLLAVAALGVTGILVYEPRRADPLLELRLFRSVSFSAAIVMAVFALCGFGAFLFVTTQYLQDVRGLSALDAGLCLLPVGALVLVLSPVTGRLVGTRGPRLPLVVAGSALALGGAASVWFGPATPLVAVLAVSLLFGVFLGTVNPPITTTAMAGMPGSMAGVAASLASTGRQTGTTLGVAIAGAVPGVGWVVAGLGAGLVGLALVSTAANRVPMNVTQVTR
- a CDS encoding M48 family metalloprotease yields the protein MPVVASSGLVLVLLGKLAWPAYFWVAPAGWVVAGGITFVPAFEHFLLPLMFGMRSPTARELARLTPCWQAVCAAAGVDGGRYRLWVERSRELNAFAAGGRTVAVTRTALDLPRAGLEAILAHELGHHLAGHTRISLLIWWLELPARILTRLVRLLALAVPYVGRAFAAFGRAVAVLVTVLLSLGILTALAFLDPWLLLAPLLGPVLAWSKRLGEYRADRMAARLGYGPELIALLKQWIALHRGDERRLWARLLAGHPAHIDRIKRLKEHRGGF
- a CDS encoding YciI family protein, coding for MKYLMLINASLDADGAPTGCSTPEDWMLFDKSMKDAGVHVHGNSLADFTTAAAVRVDERGERVVTDGPFAESREVLGGYFVVDVPDFDVALEWAARCPGARDGGSIVVRPLASYGD
- a CDS encoding YciI family protein; its protein translation is MRFLMMHRLDESVPEAWNPSPEFIEKMGAFIQESAENGRLITAEGVLPSEKGALVRKPRGAAIRVTDGPFAEAKEVIGGFALINAEDLADAVVFAKSYVELFEAEIEVEVRQVAEFDDIPG
- a CDS encoding RNA polymerase sigma factor; amino-acid sequence: MFREERGLLLAALVRRFGDLDLAEEVTSEAIEAALVRWPVDGVPPKPGAWLMTTARRKAVDRLRRDQAYAARLAVLQVEADRAAPAPAPGGELPDERLQLFFTCAHPALPAEDRTALTLRCLAGLTTPEVARAFLVPSATMGKRIVRAKNRIRTARIPFRVPDAAELPGRLPGVLQVVYSIFTEGYAASSGPDLQRLDLAEEAIRLGRILRRLLPAEREVAGLLALMLLVHARRDARTGGDGDVVLLDDQDRGRWDHALISEGTSLVEVALTGGPPGLYGVQAAIAALHDEAPDVAGTDWPQIVALYDVLRGLAPSPVVELNRAVAVAMRDGPAAGLALLDALTEEPRLRFYAPFPAARAELLSRLGRLPEAASAYRDALALAGTEPERTHLRRRLAECQKP